The Diospyros lotus cultivar Yz01 chromosome 15, ASM1463336v1, whole genome shotgun sequence genome has a window encoding:
- the LOC127792470 gene encoding BES1/BZR1 homolog protein 4 yields MTSGTRQPTWKERENNKRRERRRRAIAANIFAGLRMYGNYKLPKHCDNNEVLKALCNEAGWTVEPDGTTYRKGCKPVERMEIVGGSASVSPCSSYHPSPCTSYNPSPASSSFPSPASSSYATNANVDGSSLIPWLKNLTSASSSASSKLSHLFVHNGSISAPVTPPLSSPTARTPRIKANWEAAGWEGAHFSLLPSSTPPSPGRQILPDSEWFAGIRIPQSGPTSPTFTLVSSNPFGFKDEIMAGGGPRMWTPGQSGTCSPAVAAGSDHTADVPMSEAIADEFAFGSNTTGLVKPWEGERIHEDSGSDDLELTLGSSRTR; encoded by the exons ATGACTTCGGGAACGAGGCAGCCGACGTGGAAGGAGAGGGAGAATAataagaggagagagaggcggCGGAGGGCGATCGCGGCGAACATATTCGCCGGACTGAGGATGTACGGAAATTACAAGCTGCCCAAGCACTGCGACAACAATGAAGTCCTCAAAGCCCTCTGCAACGAGGCCGGCTGGACCGTCGAGCCCGATGGCACCACCTATCGTAAG GGTTGCAAGCCTGTGGAGAGGATGGAGATTGTGGGTGGATCTGCATCAGTGAGCCCTTGTTCATCTTACCACCCTAGCCCTTGCACTTCATACAACCCAAGTCCAGCCTCATCTTCTTTTCCCAGCCCTGCATCCTCCTCTTATGCTACTAATGCTAATGTAGATGGCAGTTCCCTTATACCATGGCTCAAGAACCTCACATCTGCTTCCTCATCAGCATCCTCCAAGCTTTCCCATCTCTTCGTTCATAACGGTTCCATTAGTGCACCTGTCACCCCTCCGTTGAGCTCTCCAACTGCCCGAACCCCTCGAATCAAAGCCAACTGGGAGGCTGCAGGCTGGGAGGGCGCCCACTTCTCTTTGCTGCCATCTTCTACCCCTCCAAGCCCTGGCCGGCAGATCCTTCCTGATTCAGAATGGTTTGCAGGGATCCGGATTCCACAAAGTGGACCAACATCTCCAACATTTACCCTCGTATCTTCAAACCCATTCGGCTTCAAGGATGAAATTATGGCAGGTGGTGGGCCTCGCATGTGGACACCTGGGCAAAGTGGGACCTGCTCTCCTGCTGTTGCTGCTGGCTCTGACCATACTGCTGATGTCCCAATGTCTGAAGCAATTGCAGATGAGTTTGCTTTCGGAAGCAACACAACAGGATTGGTTAAGCCTTGGGAAGGAGAGAGGATTCATGAGGACTCTGGTTCAGATGATCTTGAGCTTACTCTTGGGAGCTCAAGGACTAG GTAA
- the LOC127792651 gene encoding uncharacterized protein LOC127792651 isoform X1, with amino-acid sequence MSLFRSLLYRHFRIILKPLQSHLHGSSATACHTSLMFTKPVSNSALFDVEWAGSDGTNEEKKKPKKPLHVLFKEAVGLIEKLEYSDGENQIDTNELKGRLRKLEGAVKGLKERKSEKKEISSDLKKKPRNGDAFLKGKSKPTSLYALFSGKASSGSGNIENVEALTMEDPAVYKELSPDMMLFVTHLYKEGYFNNANFLPTNKFDVSCFENSYARDFIKFAAEKFGQNNQEIGKWLSASDLKKVALFGCPSLGKKTVFSAKRLRTFFGIQEQIVCSKCALRSSCKFVNESVWKGDYKNLDFAVVMRVITLYALESVPPQLVVPDEIKDCVRRMLKEIVSISQNTLT; translated from the exons ATGTCTCTCTTCAGAAGTCTTCTTTACCGGCATTTCCGAATAATCCTAAAACCTCTGCAGAGTCACCTTCATGGTTCTTCAGCTACAGCTTGTCACACCTCTTTAATGTTTACAAAGCCCGTATCGAATTCAGCGCTATTCGACGTTGAATGGGCTGGTTCGGACGGTACcaatgaagaaaagaagaagccaaAGAAGCCCTTGCACGTTCTGTTCAAGGAAGCCGTCGGATTGATCGAGAAGCTTGAATACAGCGACGGTGAAAACCAAATCGACACCAATGAATTGAAGGGAAGATTGCGAAAACTGGAGGGAGCGGTGAAGgggttgaaagaaagaaagagtgaaaagaaagaaattagcAGTGATTTAAAGAAGAAACCTAGAAATGGTGATGCGTTTTTGAAGGGCAAATCTAAGCCCACGAGCTTATATGCGCTGTTTTCAGGTAAGGCTAGTAGTGGTAGTGGAAACATTGAGAATGTGGAGGCATTGACAATGGAGGATCCTGCGGTTTACAAGGAGCTTTCGCCGGATATGATGCTGTTTGTGACTCACTTGTACAAGGAAGGGTATTTTAACAATGCTAATTTCTTGCCGACAAACAAGTTCGATGTTAGCTGTTTTGAGAATAGCTATGCTCGTGACTTTATCAAGTTTGCGGCCGAGAAGTTTGGCCAGAATAACCAGGAAATTGGGAA ATGGTTGTCTGCCAGTGACCTGAAGAAGGTGGCCCTGTTTGGATGCCCTTCTCTTGGCAAGAAAACTGTCTTTTCTGCTAAGAGGTTGCGTACTTTCTTTGGAATTCAGGAACAAATT GTATGCAGTAAATGTGCGTTGAGATCATCATGCAAGTTTGTGAATGAGAGTGTGTGGAAAGGCGACTacaaaaatttggattttgctGTCGTTATGAGGGTTATCACTTTGTATGCCTTGGAATCTGTACCCCCACAGCTGGTAGTGCCTGATGAGATCAAGGATTGTGTTAGGCGAATGCTGAAGGAGATTGTGAGCATAAGTCAAAACACTTTAACATGA
- the LOC127792603 gene encoding uncharacterized protein LOC127792603 encodes MEAKLQYPKIELDDYEPRIFSRTVSGGIDECKQENKLVASENFINQEEAQLSDDETQTHKDTAATDDVQNDLRADHHGIGKYFSYDLPVTEETGVWIPVSIPPMSESTREEWNRGFCLGVNYFPESDMDWNQFVEEDREMTMWDVVLDMLLVARGKVTALTSSDIHERAVSWISGHLIEQAWKEMAQTLTDANFGNMKEILEAEPPKWLPDSAASACMLCNVRFHPIICSRHHCRFCGGIFCNQCSKGRSLLPAKFRIGNPQRVCDVCCVRLESVQSYLMDQVSRAAQLPTHDLTDLSTLRSWLNFPWGQSMEYEIYKAANTIRGYNKVGSLTPEKSIPDAILKQAKGLAILTVAKVGVVVTYNIGTGLVVARREDGSWSPPSAISSFGIGWGAQAGGELTDFIIVLRTSKAVQTFSGNMHCSVGAGLSAALGIVGRAAEADVRAGDGGYAACYTYSCSKGAFVGCSLEGSIVTSRSQENCRFYGNPSIKAHDIILGSIPRPPAAALLYHALSDLYQKLER; translated from the exons ATGGAAGCTAAACTTCAGTACCCTAAGATTGAACTCGACGATTACGAGCCCAGGATTTTCTCTCGGACG GTTTCTGGAGGTATTGATGAATGCAAGCAAGAGAATAAGTTAGTGGCCTCCGAAAATTTCATAAACCAAGAAGAGGCACAACTGAGTGATGACGAAACCCAAACACATAAAGACACTGCAGCGACTGATGATGTGCAAAATGATTTAAGAGCTGACCACCATGGCATTGGTAAGTATTTTTCTTATGACTTACCAGTTACTGAAGAAACTGGGGTTTGGATACCTGTTTCTATTCCACCAATGTCAGAAAGCACACGTGAAGAATGGAACAGGGGTTTCTGCTTGGGTGTCAACTACTTTCCCGAGAGTGACATGGACTGGAATCAATTTGTTGAAGAAGACAGAGAGATGACTATGTGGGATGTGGTCCTTGATATGCTACTTGTTGCCCGTGGGAAAGTGACTGCTCTTACTTCAAGTGATATACACGAACGTGCAGTTTCCTGGATATCTGGTCATCTTATTGAGCAAGCTTGGAAAGAGATGGCTCAAACTCTCACAGATGCTAATTTTGGTAACATGAAGGAAATCCTCGAAGCAGAGCCACCAAAATGGTTGCCTGATAGTGCTGCCTCTGCTTGCATGCTTTGTAATGTGCGTTTCCATCCAATCATCTGCTCTAGGCACCACTGCCGGTTCTGTGGAGGGATTTTTTGCAATCAGTGCTCCAAGGGAAGAAGCTTGTTGCCTGCTAAGTTCCGCATTGGGAACCCACAACGAGTTTGTGATGTGTGTTGTGTCCGACTTGAGTCTGTTCAGTCATACTTGATGGACCAAGTAAGTCGTGCTGCACAGTTGCCAACTCATGATCTGACTGACCTCAGTACATTGAGATCATGGCTTAATTTTCCATGGGGTCAATCAATGGAATATGAAATTTATAAGGCTGCAAACACCATTCGGGGTTATAATAAG GTTGGGTCTCTGACACCTGAAAAGTCCATACCAGATGCTATCTTAAAACAAGCGAAAGGCCTTGCAATTCTTACTGTTGCAAAGGTTGGTGTAGTGGTGACTTACAACATTGGAACAGGGCTGGTTGTTGCTCGTAGAGAAGATGGATCTTGGTCCCCACCATCTGCAATCTCTTCCTTTGGCATTGGTTGGGGTGCTCAG GCTGGAGGAGAGCTGACAGACTTCATTATTGTGTTAAGGACAAGTAAAGCTGTCCAGACATTTAGTGGAAATATGCATTGTTCAGTTGGAGCAGGTTTAAGTGCTGCTCTTGGCATTGTCGGAAGAGCTGCTGAAGCAGATGTTCGCGCCGGTGATGGTGGTTATGCTGCTTGCTACACATACAGTTGCAGTAAAG GTGCATTTGTGGGGTGCTCACTTGAGGGTAGCATTGTTACCAGTCGGAGCCAAGAAAACTGCAGATTCTATGGCAATCCATCCATCAAGGCACATGATATTATTCTGGGAAGCATACCTCGGCCTCCTGCAGCTGCCCTTCTCTACCATGCACTATCAGATTTGTATCAGAAACTTGAAAGGTGA
- the LOC127792651 gene encoding uncharacterized protein LOC127792651 isoform X2: MSLFRSLLYRHFRIILKPLQSHLHGSSATACHTSLMFTKPVSNSALFDVEWAGSDGTNEEKKKPKKPLHVLFKEAVGLIEKLEYSDGENQIDTNELKGRLRKLEGAVKGLKERKSEKKEISSDLKKKPRNGDAFLKGKSKPTSLYALFSGKASSGSGNIENVEALTMEDPAVYKELSPDMMLFVTHLYKEGYFNNANFLPTNKFDVSCFENSYARDFIKFAAEKFGQNNQEIGKWLSASDLKKVALFGCPSLGKKTVFSAKRLRTFFGIQEQIIAEV, encoded by the exons ATGTCTCTCTTCAGAAGTCTTCTTTACCGGCATTTCCGAATAATCCTAAAACCTCTGCAGAGTCACCTTCATGGTTCTTCAGCTACAGCTTGTCACACCTCTTTAATGTTTACAAAGCCCGTATCGAATTCAGCGCTATTCGACGTTGAATGGGCTGGTTCGGACGGTACcaatgaagaaaagaagaagccaaAGAAGCCCTTGCACGTTCTGTTCAAGGAAGCCGTCGGATTGATCGAGAAGCTTGAATACAGCGACGGTGAAAACCAAATCGACACCAATGAATTGAAGGGAAGATTGCGAAAACTGGAGGGAGCGGTGAAGgggttgaaagaaagaaagagtgaaaagaaagaaattagcAGTGATTTAAAGAAGAAACCTAGAAATGGTGATGCGTTTTTGAAGGGCAAATCTAAGCCCACGAGCTTATATGCGCTGTTTTCAGGTAAGGCTAGTAGTGGTAGTGGAAACATTGAGAATGTGGAGGCATTGACAATGGAGGATCCTGCGGTTTACAAGGAGCTTTCGCCGGATATGATGCTGTTTGTGACTCACTTGTACAAGGAAGGGTATTTTAACAATGCTAATTTCTTGCCGACAAACAAGTTCGATGTTAGCTGTTTTGAGAATAGCTATGCTCGTGACTTTATCAAGTTTGCGGCCGAGAAGTTTGGCCAGAATAACCAGGAAATTGGGAA ATGGTTGTCTGCCAGTGACCTGAAGAAGGTGGCCCTGTTTGGATGCCCTTCTCTTGGCAAGAAAACTGTCTTTTCTGCTAAGAGGTTGCGTACTTTCTTTGGAATTCAGGAACAAATT ATAGCTGAAGTCTGA